A region of Argentina anserina chromosome 5, drPotAnse1.1, whole genome shotgun sequence DNA encodes the following proteins:
- the LOC126796037 gene encoding probable serine/threonine-protein kinase At1g54610, translated as MGCICSKGTSEPDHIQDSKKVEDNLKDSVQLVAPTPSLREDFVVDARGDASMRLLSRNASRAHGRISNVSKDLEDKSKVEKPGIANHQRWATVEMAANEKKAAMSRLVSLPLGAEAEYAAAGWPSWLTSVAGDAIQGWVPRRADTFEKLDKIGQGTYSSVYKARDLETGKIVALKKVRFVNMDPESVRFMAREIYILRKLDHPNVMKLEGLVASKTSCSLYLVFEYMDHDLAGLAATRGIKFTEPQIKCLAQQLLSGLEHCHSQGVLHRDIKGSNLLINNDGVLKIGDFGLATYYEPDQKQPLTSRVVTLWYRAPELLLGATQYGPAIDLWSTGCILAELFAGKPIMPGRTEVEQMHKIFKLCGSPSEDFWKKTKLPHATSFKPQQPYMRRLADTFKDFPATAFALVDKLLAIEAENRGSAGSALRSQFFTTPPVACHPSALPQYPPSKEFDAKLRDEEKRKREDPVKGRGPESVRRVSRVAKVAPTPDYNAQGIIQQGKNPKSMGYKYMPHQQDSVSGFAMEAHRGARQKGYSHCSSVVHPSSAVGSSLNKTTASTKNKPELRAQISHKPQTATDLFKNDRLFVKESGMGYVTKSRIHCSGPLVPPGGNIEDMLKEHERHIQQAVRKARAR; from the exons ATGGGCTGCATTTGCTCAAAAGGAACCTCAGAACCAGATCATATACAGGATTCTAAGAAAGTGGAAGATAATTTGAAGGATTCGGTTCAATTGGTTGCTCCAACTCCTTCATTAAGAGAGGACTTTGTAGTAGATGCTCGTGGTGATGCATCAATGCGTTTGTTATCGAGAAATGCTTCCAGGGCACACGGCAGAATTAGCAATGTGTCTAAAGATCTTGAAGATAAATCAAAGGTCGAGAAACCTGGGATTGCTAATCATCAGAGATGGGCAACAGTGGAAATGGCAGCCAATGAAAAAAAAGCGGCAATGTCTAGGTTAGTGAGCTTGCCGCTCGGTGCAGAAGCCGAATACGCAGCTGCAGGATGGCCTTCGTGGCTAACTTCAGTTGCCGGAGATGCCATCCAAGGGTGGGTTCCTCGCCGGGCAGACACCTTTGAGAAGTTggacaaa ATTGGACAAGGAACTTATAGCAGTGTATACAAGGCTCGTGATCTTGAAACTGGTAAAATAGTTGCATTGAAGAAAGTACGGTTTGTAAATATGGATCCAGAAAGTGTGCGCTTCATGGCTAGagaaatttatattttacGCAAACTTGACCATCCAAATGTAATGAAGCTCGAGGGTTTAGTTGCTTCAAAAACGTCATGCAGCTTATATCTTGTGTTCGAGTATATGGATCATGACCTTGCAGGTCTTGCAGCAACACGTGGCATCAAGTTTACTGAACCACAG ATAAAATGTTTAGCACAACAATTGCTTAGCGGCCTTGAACATTGCCACAGTCAAGGTGTCCTGCACCGTGACATAAAGGGTTCTAATCTTTTGATTAATAATGATGGAGTTCTCAAGATTGGTGATTTTGGTTTAGCTACGTATTATGAGCCTGATCAGAAGCAGCCATTAACTAGTCGCGTTGTAACTCTGTGGTACAGGGCACCTGAGCTTCTGCTTGGTGCCACACAGTATGGCCCGGCAATAGATCTGTGGAGCACAGGCTGTATCCTTGCGGAATTGTTTGCTGGAAAGCCTATCATGCCTGGTAGAACAGAG GTGGAACAGATGCATAAGATTTTCAAGCTCTGCGGTTCACCATCTGAGGACTTctggaagaaaacaaaattaccACATGCAACCAGTTTCAAGCCTCAACAACCTTACATGCGCCGCCTTGCTGACACCTTCAAAGACTTCCCTGCTACAGCATTTGCTCTTGTCGATAAACTCCTCGCCATAGAAGCAGAAAATCGAGGATCTGCAGGTTCAGCCCTTCGAAGTCAA TTCTTCACCACGCCACCCGTAGCTTGTCATCCATCAGCTTTACCACAATATCCTCCAAGCAAGGAGTTCGATGCGAAGCTTCGGGATGAAGAAAAAAG GAAAAGAGAGGATCCTGTTAAAGGGCGTGGTCCTGAATCTGTTAGAAGGGTATCAAGAGTTGCCAAGGTAGCGCCAACACCAGATTATAATGCCCAAGGAATTATCCAG CAGGGTAAAAACCCGAAATCCATGGGTTACAAGTACATGCCTCACCAGCAAGATAGTGTCTCTGGCTTTGCAATGGAAGCACACAGAGGAGCTAGACAGAAAGGTTATTCCCATTGTAGTTCAGTGGTACATCCTAGTAGCGCAGTAGGATCATCATTGAATAAGACGACAGCTTCTACAAAAAATAAGCCAGAACTAAGAGCGCAGATATCTCACAAGCCTCAAACGGCAACAGACTTGTTTAAGAATGACAGATTGTTTGTCAAAGAATCAGGAATG GGCTACGTAACAAAGAGCAGAATCCATTGCTCTGGACCGTTGGTACCTCCAGGGGGCAACATTGAAGACATGCTCAAAGAGCATGAGAGACACATTCAACAGGCAGTACGTAAAGCTCGTGCACGCTGA